A genomic segment from Nicotiana tabacum cultivar K326 chromosome 7, ASM71507v2, whole genome shotgun sequence encodes:
- the LOC107776983 gene encoding BTB/POZ domain-containing protein At3g05675 produces MTVGGGGGTAGVTSGKKRQRVGSNSRLSSTIGIIDSSRPDNTLTERSQKPSGIRRTSSHTVIPSSSTAAGAAAAGCGGFNDSSTADVVLRLFVDQLPLFDTDDSESISAVDSDQSDVQIYLHSDILRRCKYFAALLSDRWQKESNDVVDSRNSSRTFRLNLGVPSTPGSIDHHLTVLQLLYTNDFSTTINTVSIALCLLPVALELIFEDCIKACVRFLEAVPWTEDEERKILNFAPFLGKEESQELLARVSTDENNSSEEMLHGLILSALHNHPNMAFAKAFVAKLLRDFSSKEAAKRVLDRAFMSSLKIVKESLEDYSSPDFRGDHNETEAIQRLNLHTAMTNGRHLLWLLERMIELRVADAAVQEWSNQASFTADLLRALRDDAWRNIVPGLPAVVLRCTCKLANAVAAGTILATRQVRMKLVKDWLPVLILCKDNVTPMMPSHKTVYVELEDTFLRIISTLTLPDAQELLQQCLSFSTRNVDDCPHLVGAFTTWFRRANRSPM; encoded by the exons ATGACGGTAGGCGGTGGTGGTGGTACCGCCGGTGTCACCTCCGGCAAAAAACGACAACGTGTAGGTAGCAATAGCCGACTTTCCTCAACTATTGGAATCATTGACTCTTCACGTCCGGATAATACCCTAACGGAACGCTCTCAGAAGCCGTCAGGTATTCGCCGGACATCTTCTCACACCGTTATTCCATCGTCTTCGACCGCCGCCGGTGCTGCAGCTGCTGGTTGCGGCGGATTCAACGATTCATCTACGGCTGACGTCGTGCTTCGTCTCTTCGTCGATCAATTGCCGCTGTTCGATACTGACGACTCCGAATCAATCTCAGCCGTTGATTCTGATCAATCCGATGTTCAGATCTATCTCCACTCCGATATTCTCCGCCGCTGTAAGTACTTCGCTGCTCTCTTATCTGATCGCTGGCAAAAggaatcaaacgacgtcgttgatTCAAGAAACTCTTCTAGAACCTTCCGGCTTAATCTCGGTGTTCCGTCTACTCCTGGATCAATCGATCATCATTTAACTGTTCTTCAACTCCTATACACCAATGACTTCTCCACAACTATCAATACCGTTTCAATAGCTTTGTGTTTACTTCCGGTGGCTTTGGAACTAATATTCGAGGATTGCATTAAGGCTTGTGTAAGGTTCCTGGAGGCCGTACCGTGGACcgaagatgaagaaaggaaaATACTCAATTTTGCTCCGTTTTTAGGCAAGGAGGAATCTCAAGAGCTTCTCGCTAGGGTTTCGACTGATGAGAACAATTCGTCTGAAGAAATGCTTCATGGATTGATATTATCGGCACTTCATAACCATCCAAACATGGCATTTGCTAAGGCATTTGTAGCGAAACTTTTGAGGGATTTTTCATCCAAAGAGGCAGCAAAGAGAGTGTTGGACCGTGCCTTTATGAGTAGCTTGAAGATCGTGAAGGAGTCATTGGAGGATTATTCGAGTCCTGATTTTAGAGGTGATCATAATGAGACTGAGGCAATTCAGAGGTTGAATTTGCATACTGCGATGACGAATGGGAGGCATTTGCTGTGGTTGCTGGAGAGGATGATTGAACTGAGAGTGGCTGATGCAGCTGTACAAGAGTGGAGCAATCAGGCCTCGTTTACTGCTGACTTGCTGAGAGCTCTCCGTGATGATGCATGGAGGAATATCGTACCTGGGCTCCCTGCAGTTGTGCTTCGATGCACTTGCAAGCTTGCTAATGCAGTCGCTGCAGGAACTATCTTGGCTACTAGACAG GTAAGAATGAAGCTTGTGAAAGATTGGCTTCCAGTGTTGATTTTGTGCAAAGACAATGTAACACCTATGATgccaagtcataaaacagtataTGTGGAGCTGGAAGACACGTTTTTGAGGATTATATCCACACTTACCTTGCCTGATGCGCAGGAGTTATTGCAGCAGTGTCTCAGCTTTTCAACTAGGAATGTTGATGACTGTCCTCACTTGGTCGGTGCATTTACCACCTGGTTCCGACGAGCAAATAGATCCCCAATGTAG